The following proteins are co-located in the Vigna angularis cultivar LongXiaoDou No.4 chromosome 2, ASM1680809v1, whole genome shotgun sequence genome:
- the LOC108327903 gene encoding UDP-glycosyltransferase 90A1 — protein MGLIPSDGTRSHVLLFPFMSKGHTIPLLHFAQLLLRRSISVTVVTTPANHPFITEFLEGTTASVVTLSFPTVTNIPVGVESTDKLPSISLFYEFATATSAIQPQFEQLLQTLPPVNFMVTDGFLWWTLDSATMFGIPRFVYYGMNCYSSSVSIEAMTKGILNGSQPDNELVALTQFPWIRVCKEDFDPSFRNPNPNNVAHKFNMNSISSTHRSHGMLVNSFYELESTFVDYLKAGSSPKGWCVGPLCLAEWTPKVYPDEGLKPRWVTWLDQKLEEKRHVLYVAFGSQAEISVEQLGEIALGLEESEVSFLWVMRKEEWGVPDGFEERVKGRGMVVREWVDQREILMHGSVEGFVSHCGWNSVLESVCAGVPILAWPMMAEQYLNARMVEEEVKVGLRVETCDGSVRGFVKREGLKKTVMEMMEGDKGRKARQKVRELAEKAKFATQEGGSSWSTLESLLTEGCDSRDKE, from the coding sequence ATGGGTCTAATTCCTTCCGATGGCACACGTTCCCACGTTCTTCTCTTCCCGTTCATGTCAAAAGGGCACACCATACCCCTTCTCCACTTCGCCCAACTCCTCCTCCGTCGTTCCATATCTGTCACCGTCGTCACCACCCCCGCCAACCACCCTTTCATCACGGAGTTCCTAGAGGGAACCACCGCCTCCGTGGTCACGCTGTCGTTCCCCACCGTCACAAACATCCCCGTTGGAGTGGAGAGCACAGACAAGCTTCCCTCCATTTCACTCTTCTACGAGTTCGCCACTGCCACTTCAGCGATACAACCTCAGTTCGAACAACTCCTCCAGACACTTCCACCTGTAAACTTCATGGTCACCGACGGCTTCCTCTGGTGGACTCTAGACTCAGCCACTATGTTCGGAATCCCCCGGTTTGTCTACTACGGCATGAACTGCTACAGTTCAAGCGTTTCCATTGAAGCAATGACAAAGGGGATTCTTAACGGCTCCCAACCGGACAACGAGTTAGTTGCGTTGACTCAGTTCCCGTGGATCAGAGTCTGCAAAGAAGACTTTGACCCTTCCTTCAGAAACCCTAACCCCAATAATGTTGCACACAAGTTCAACATGAATTCAATATCATCCACACATCGCAGTCATGGCATGTTGGTTAACAGCTTCTACGAGCTTGAGTCTACCTTTGTTGATTACTTGAAAGCGGGGTCTTCTCCTAAAGGTTGGTGCGTTGGCCCTCTTTGTTTGGCTGAATGGACGCCGAAGGTTTACCCTGATGAAGGTCTGAAACCCAGGTGGGTGACGTGGTTGGACCAGAAGCTTGAAGAAAAGCGCCATGTTCTGTACGTGGCGTTTGGGTCGCAAGCTGAGATTTCAGTTGAGCAACTGGGAGAGATAGCATTGGGGTTGGAAGAATCGGAGGTGAGTTTCCTGTGGGTGATGAGGAAAGAGGAGTGGGGTGTTCCTGATGGGTTTGAAGAAAGGGTGAAGGGTAGAGGGATGGTGGTGAGAGAGTGGGTGGATCAGAGAGAGATTCTGATGCATGGGAGTGTGGAAGGGTTTGTGAGCCACTGTGGGTGGAACTCGGTGCTGGAGAGCGTGTGCGCTGGGGTTCCTATTTTGGCGTGGCCAATGATGGCAGAGCAGTATTTGAATGCGAGAATGGTGGAAGAGGAGGTGAAGGTGGGGCTGAGGGTGGAAACGTGTGATGGATCAGTGAGAGGGTTTGTGAAAAGGGAAGGGCTAAAGAAGACGGTGATGGAGATGATGGAAGGGGACAAGGGGAGAAAAGCAAGACAGAAAGTCAGGGAATTGGCTGAGAAGGCAAAATTCGCTACGCAAGAGGGTGGTTCATCGTGGTCAACGTTGGAGTCACTGCTGACCGAGGGATGTGATTCTCGAGATAAAGAGTGA